A stretch of Paenibacillus peoriae DNA encodes these proteins:
- a CDS encoding peptidyl-prolyl cis-trans isomerase translates to MTTREKGLWTAVIILTVSVAALGGLIMLRGLSKPGDVSKDDGDHTVAEMGQEGISEEQWVAELKKRYGTNTLLQMLNRKAVQAETKRLGIKITQEDLQQVLEQDSKGYESDHTYFDEMQRQFGLDPVDLRNEAEYRIGLEKIATQGIQVREAEIDEYWEQHPEEFAVGKQIQLAALYVDNAEEAEALLDRVKQGESFDVLIQEHSRKPFDKDSSGQLGWVDEYDPFQPEAIMKAARELSSGDVAGPISVNDGYAVIYVQDVRLKNSPDKQQIRQQIRRSLALAQAAPLEEVEKSLRDKYGARILSEKNASSASL, encoded by the coding sequence ATGACTACACGGGAAAAGGGATTATGGACAGCTGTCATTATTCTGACCGTTAGCGTCGCCGCCTTGGGTGGTCTTATCATGCTTCGGGGGCTGTCAAAGCCGGGTGATGTAAGCAAGGATGACGGCGATCATACTGTGGCGGAGATGGGTCAGGAAGGCATATCGGAGGAACAGTGGGTAGCGGAACTGAAAAAGCGATATGGAACCAATACGCTGTTGCAAATGTTGAATCGTAAAGCCGTGCAGGCTGAAACCAAGCGTCTCGGTATCAAGATCACCCAAGAGGACTTACAGCAGGTGCTGGAGCAGGATAGTAAAGGGTATGAATCAGATCATACCTACTTTGATGAAATGCAGCGACAGTTTGGCTTAGATCCGGTTGACTTGCGGAATGAAGCGGAATACCGGATTGGTTTGGAGAAAATAGCTACGCAGGGTATTCAAGTTCGGGAAGCTGAGATTGACGAGTATTGGGAGCAGCATCCCGAGGAATTTGCCGTCGGTAAGCAGATCCAATTGGCAGCTCTTTATGTGGATAATGCGGAGGAGGCAGAAGCGCTGCTAGACCGGGTTAAGCAGGGGGAGAGCTTCGATGTGCTGATTCAAGAGCATTCACGTAAGCCTTTCGACAAAGATAGCAGTGGACAGCTGGGATGGGTGGATGAATATGATCCATTTCAACCGGAGGCGATTATGAAGGCGGCGAGAGAGCTAAGCTCTGGGGATGTTGCGGGTCCAATCTCTGTTAACGATGGCTATGCTGTCATTTATGTACAGGATGTCCGGTTGAAGAATTCTCCGGATAAGCAGCAGATCCGGCAGCAAATTCGTCGATCTCTTGCGCTTGCACAAGCCGCTCCTTTGGAAGAGGTTGAGAAGAGTCTGCGTGATAAGTATGGAGCGCGTATTTTATCTGAAAAGAATGCATCCTCCGCTTCTCTGTAA
- the cysK gene encoding cysteine synthase A, which yields MAKVVNNITELIGETPLVRLNRIVPEDSAEIYLKLEYQNPGSSVKDRIAISMVEEAEREGLLKPGGTIIEATSGNTGIGLAMVAAAKGYKAVIVMPETMSIERRNLLRAYGAELVLTPGSEGMNGSVKKMEELLSENPDYFAAEQFKNKANIKIHRETTGPEIVEAIHSIGGTLDAFIAGIGTGGTISGAGEVLKKEFPDIKVVAVEPASSPLLAGGKPGPHKIQGLGANFIPEILNRDIYDEIIHVENDEAFEVARRVAKEEGILSGISSGAAVHAALKLAKQLGKGKRIVVIIPSNGERYLSTPLYNFEL from the coding sequence ATGGCTAAAGTTGTTAATAACATCACCGAACTTATCGGGGAAACCCCCCTTGTTCGCCTCAACCGGATCGTACCGGAAGATAGCGCCGAAATCTATTTGAAACTGGAATATCAGAACCCAGGCTCCAGTGTAAAAGACCGTATTGCGATTAGTATGGTAGAAGAAGCTGAACGTGAAGGTCTGCTTAAGCCAGGCGGTACCATTATTGAAGCAACTAGCGGTAACACAGGAATCGGCTTGGCTATGGTTGCTGCTGCGAAGGGCTATAAGGCAGTCATCGTTATGCCAGAAACGATGAGCATAGAGCGTCGTAATTTGTTGCGCGCTTATGGAGCCGAACTTGTGTTAACACCAGGATCAGAAGGCATGAACGGGTCCGTTAAGAAAATGGAAGAATTGCTGAGTGAAAATCCGGATTATTTTGCTGCTGAGCAGTTCAAGAACAAAGCTAATATCAAAATTCACCGTGAAACGACCGGTCCTGAGATTGTGGAAGCCATTCATTCCATTGGCGGAACTCTGGACGCTTTTATAGCGGGAATAGGTACTGGCGGAACCATTTCTGGAGCCGGTGAAGTGCTTAAGAAAGAATTCCCTGATATTAAAGTTGTGGCCGTAGAACCTGCCTCTTCCCCGCTGTTAGCAGGCGGTAAGCCAGGACCCCACAAGATCCAAGGGTTGGGTGCCAACTTTATTCCTGAAATTTTAAACCGTGATATCTATGATGAAATTATTCATGTAGAAAACGACGAAGCTTTCGAGGTAGCACGTAGAGTGGCCAAGGAAGAGGGCATTTTGTCCGGTATTTCATCTGGCGCGGCTGTCCATGCGGCTTTGAAACTTGCTAAGCAATTGGGCAAGGGTAAACGGATCGTTGTCATTATTCCAAGTAATGGAGAACGTTACCTGAGTACACCACTGTACAATTTCGAGCTGTAA